A genome region from Akkermansiaceae bacterium includes the following:
- a CDS encoding ATP-binding cassette domain-containing protein, whose product MSDFPMLQANDLRVHFPVRSGLLLRQTGAVKAVDGISLELAAGETLGLVGESGCGKSTLGKALVRLLRPTSGSIHFEGRDISQIGQRALRPLRRDFQMIFQDPSESLDARMSVRSLIEEPFRIHKMGTRQERKKWVDELLDTVGLSRAAAERYSFEFSGGQRQRIGIARALALKPKWLVCDEPVSALDVSVQSQILNLLVDLQKEFGLSYLFIAHDLSVVKHISDRVAVMYLGKIVELADSETIYRDPKHAYTKALLSAVPIADPKVKRKKILLEGDVPSPIDPPAGSAFGHRIKHTRYDETIGMDLSLREIAPGHWVAADPCCLEPEDWKMISARSRALQSASTA is encoded by the coding sequence ATGAGCGATTTCCCCATGCTGCAAGCCAACGACCTGCGCGTGCATTTCCCCGTCCGCAGCGGCCTCCTGCTCCGCCAGACGGGAGCCGTGAAAGCCGTGGACGGCATTTCCCTCGAACTCGCCGCCGGTGAAACCCTCGGCCTTGTCGGCGAGTCGGGATGCGGGAAATCCACCCTCGGCAAGGCACTCGTCCGCCTCCTGAGGCCCACCTCCGGCAGCATCCATTTCGAAGGCAGGGATATCTCCCAGATCGGCCAGCGCGCCCTGCGCCCGCTGCGCCGGGATTTCCAGATGATCTTCCAGGATCCCTCCGAATCCTTAGATGCCAGGATGAGCGTCCGCTCCCTCATCGAGGAGCCCTTCCGCATCCACAAAATGGGTACCCGCCAGGAGCGGAAAAAATGGGTCGATGAGCTGCTAGACACCGTCGGCCTCTCCCGCGCCGCCGCAGAGCGCTATTCCTTCGAGTTCTCCGGAGGCCAGCGCCAGCGCATCGGCATCGCTCGCGCCCTCGCGCTCAAGCCCAAGTGGTTGGTATGCGATGAGCCGGTTTCCGCCCTCGATGTCTCCGTCCAGTCGCAGATCCTCAACCTCCTCGTCGATCTCCAGAAGGAATTTGGCCTCTCTTACCTTTTCATCGCCCATGACCTCTCCGTCGTAAAGCACATCAGCGACCGGGTGGCCGTCATGTATCTCGGGAAAATCGTCGAGCTTGCCGATTCGGAAACCATCTACCGCGATCCGAAGCATGCCTACACCAAGGCGCTTCTTTCCGCCGTCCCCATCGCCGATCCCAAGGTGAAGCGCAAAAAAATCCTCCTTGAAGGCGATGTGCCATCACCCATCGACCCACCCGCAGGCAGCGCCTTCGGACACCGCATCAAGCACACCCGGTACGATGAGACGATAGGCATGGATCTCTCCCTCCGCGAGATCGCCCCCGGCCACTGGGTCGCCGCAGATCCCTGCTGCCTGGAGCCGGAGGATTGGAAAATGATATCCGCTCGGAGCCGCGCTCTGCAGAGCGCGAGCACAGCATAA